A portion of the Natronococcus sp. AD-5 genome contains these proteins:
- a CDS encoding S8 family serine peptidase produces MTENNRSQKGRTGFSRRTFVKATGVGLGAGLFGGANTAVAADGVDRRYFNWRALEARHAWDRGYRGRSDRTIALTDSGLDSRHPDLGPWNGVRAFVEDDQVKLTKPDENDLERVETGDTESVSGTMGPGTFATGEEKYHEFTTPSDAEELDASLSWSPYVDNTNDLELRLDEYVDGQWETAARAASADMPETIRASVAPDRRYRFVIEAYINTTCEYEISGTYFAYEGERTTYDASVVFEGTDGTPTADTPKTVGWYDAGSRYGFYDRPRDENGHGTHCASIMGGSGRASALDPDAVRTDEPRTALSAVTGNYLAYEVEADAGTGVFGSAFGELIEVVIEGPDGRTLERTTLDTDEGVQDNVTAVAPAEDSGTYTVYVRTGEGELATSAYVDSVAVGAFRDPDATAADRTGEADGFHSGIAPNASLVCLQGLSGPTEDLGRHAEEFADLFNMRAVNMSWGYVGGLPLGAAAGTLDRIPARIKEIADAGVLTVAAAGNAATPANGNGSPAVADEAISVVATGPLDGISGYSSGGIGGVDEEDDDTYMKPDVTAPGGYVSDLANAAKNGVADEPEDEQPAIRDYTGKAGTSMASPYACGTAGLVAQAMEADAPSSIALPGPAETAFDDVMRLKQVLLATATETALTAAPHHRAKTPSYDFGGRDPYEGFGRVNPGTAIDAVTRELSGTSSEVVGLNVPEDERAAAGHVQAGPGTVAASVEVSHLSGGDKGAAKGDPHVDLFVYDAENPADNGEPNVLGRAQGLDGTAETSVSFGRDSDERTAFVVAKLVNVPGCVNGDDVQVHLDCSVDVEDGFFVDGTREDDASVFTGGQTNHVELTANPSEDAELRDVVPDDWDVLTEYSDDVERVEEGEGVQYVYFGTAAADAETSVEYFAEAPDGLTMTDTYAFGPAEVNAGDGWVAISGTSDSNAVVGQST; encoded by the coding sequence ATGACAGAGAATAATAGGAGTCAGAAGGGGAGAACCGGCTTCTCGCGTCGAACGTTCGTCAAAGCGACCGGGGTCGGCTTGGGAGCCGGCCTGTTCGGTGGAGCGAACACCGCCGTAGCAGCCGACGGTGTCGACCGACGATACTTCAATTGGCGGGCGCTCGAGGCGCGCCACGCCTGGGACCGGGGGTATCGGGGCAGATCCGATCGAACGATCGCGCTGACCGATTCGGGGCTGGACTCCCGCCACCCGGATCTCGGACCGTGGAACGGAGTACGGGCGTTCGTCGAGGACGACCAGGTAAAACTCACCAAGCCCGACGAGAACGACCTCGAGCGCGTCGAAACCGGCGATACCGAGTCCGTCTCCGGTACGATGGGACCGGGGACGTTCGCCACCGGCGAGGAGAAGTACCACGAGTTCACGACGCCGAGCGACGCGGAGGAACTGGACGCCTCGCTCTCGTGGTCGCCGTACGTGGATAACACTAACGACCTCGAACTCCGACTGGACGAGTACGTCGACGGTCAGTGGGAGACCGCCGCCCGAGCAGCCTCGGCGGATATGCCCGAAACGATCCGGGCATCGGTCGCGCCCGACCGGCGGTACCGGTTCGTCATCGAGGCGTACATCAACACGACTTGCGAGTACGAAATCTCGGGGACCTACTTCGCGTACGAGGGCGAGCGAACGACCTACGACGCGAGCGTCGTTTTCGAGGGGACCGACGGCACCCCGACGGCCGACACGCCTAAGACGGTCGGCTGGTACGACGCCGGGTCCCGCTACGGCTTCTACGACCGGCCTCGCGACGAGAACGGTCACGGGACCCACTGCGCCTCCATCATGGGCGGGAGCGGCCGGGCGAGCGCCCTCGACCCGGACGCGGTCCGGACGGACGAACCTCGCACCGCGCTGTCGGCGGTGACCGGCAACTACCTCGCCTACGAGGTCGAGGCCGACGCCGGCACGGGGGTCTTCGGCTCCGCGTTCGGCGAACTCATCGAGGTCGTGATCGAGGGACCCGACGGCCGCACGCTCGAGCGCACCACGCTCGACACCGACGAGGGCGTTCAGGACAACGTGACCGCGGTGGCCCCGGCCGAGGACTCGGGCACCTACACGGTCTACGTCCGGACGGGCGAGGGCGAACTGGCGACGTCCGCGTACGTCGACTCGGTCGCCGTCGGGGCGTTCCGCGACCCCGACGCGACCGCGGCCGACCGCACCGGCGAGGCCGACGGCTTCCACTCGGGCATCGCGCCCAACGCGAGTCTCGTCTGCCTTCAGGGACTCTCGGGGCCGACCGAGGACCTGGGTCGCCACGCCGAGGAGTTCGCCGACCTGTTCAACATGCGCGCCGTCAACATGTCGTGGGGGTACGTCGGCGGCCTGCCGCTCGGCGCGGCCGCGGGCACGCTCGACCGCATCCCCGCCCGGATCAAGGAAATCGCCGATGCGGGCGTATTGACGGTTGCGGCGGCAGGCAACGCCGCGACGCCGGCGAACGGGAACGGCTCGCCGGCCGTGGCCGACGAGGCGATCTCGGTCGTCGCGACGGGACCGCTCGACGGCATCTCCGGCTACTCGAGCGGCGGCATCGGCGGGGTCGACGAGGAGGACGACGACACGTACATGAAACCCGACGTTACCGCGCCGGGCGGCTACGTCTCCGACCTCGCGAACGCCGCGAAGAACGGCGTCGCGGACGAACCCGAGGACGAACAGCCCGCGATCCGGGACTACACCGGTAAGGCCGGCACGTCGATGGCCTCGCCGTACGCCTGCGGCACCGCCGGCCTCGTCGCGCAGGCGATGGAAGCGGACGCGCCGTCGAGCATCGCGCTCCCCGGACCCGCGGAGACGGCGTTCGACGACGTGATGCGCCTCAAGCAGGTGCTGCTCGCCACGGCGACGGAGACGGCGCTCACCGCAGCACCGCACCACCGCGCGAAGACGCCCAGCTACGACTTCGGCGGCCGCGACCCCTACGAAGGTTTCGGCCGAGTGAACCCGGGCACGGCGATCGACGCGGTGACGCGGGAACTGTCGGGCACCTCGAGCGAGGTCGTCGGTCTGAACGTCCCCGAGGACGAGCGCGCCGCGGCGGGCCACGTGCAGGCGGGTCCGGGAACGGTCGCCGCCAGCGTCGAGGTCAGCCACCTCTCGGGCGGCGATAAGGGGGCGGCGAAAGGGGATCCTCACGTCGATCTGTTCGTCTACGACGCCGAGAACCCCGCCGACAACGGCGAACCGAACGTGCTCGGACGGGCGCAGGGGCTCGATGGCACTGCCGAAACGTCCGTCTCGTTCGGCCGCGACAGCGACGAGCGGACGGCGTTCGTCGTCGCGAAGCTGGTGAACGTACCCGGCTGCGTCAACGGTGACGACGTTCAGGTACACCTCGACTGTTCGGTCGACGTCGAGGACGGCTTCTTCGTCGACGGCACCCGCGAGGACGACGCCAGCGTCTTCACGGGCGGGCAGACCAACCACGTCGAGCTGACCGCGAACCCGAGCGAGGACGCCGAACTACGCGACGTCGTTCCGGACGACTGGGACGTGCTGACCGAGTACTCCGACGACGTCGAGCGCGTCGAGGAGGGCGAGGGCGTCCAGTACGTCTACTTCGGCACGGCCGCCGCCGACGCCGAGACGTCGGTGGAGTACTTCGCGGAGGCGCCCGACGGCCTGACGATGACCGACACGTACGCCTTCGGTCCCGCCGAGGTGAACGCGGGCGACGGATGGGTCGCGATATCGGGAACGAGCGACTCCAACGCCGTCGTCGGCCAGAGCACTTAG
- a CDS encoding pyridoxal phosphate-dependent aminotransferase, which translates to MTMEFTDRVTRVEPSATLAISALATELENEGVDVVDLSVGEPDFPTPENVIQAGKDAMDAGHTGYTTSAGILELREAIADKLADDGLEHDPEEIIVTPGAKQALYEVVSALIQDGDEVVLLDPAWVSYEAMVKMAGGDLTRVDLSDSDFRLEPALDDLAAAVSDQTDLLIVNSPSNPTGAVYSDAALEGVRDLAVEHDVTVISDEIYKEITYGLEPTSLGTLEGMEDRTITVNGFSKAYSMTGWRLGYFAGPEELIDQTGKLHSHSVSSAVNFVQHAGIEALENTDTAVDQMVQAFRERRDLVVDLLSEHDVDVAVPDGAFYMMLPVDEDDQEWCEGALEDAHVATVPGSAFGTPGYARISYAASEERLREGIERLVEEGYL; encoded by the coding sequence ATGACGATGGAATTCACCGACCGCGTAACCCGAGTCGAACCGTCCGCAACGCTCGCCATCTCCGCGCTCGCGACCGAACTCGAGAACGAGGGCGTCGACGTCGTCGACTTAAGCGTCGGCGAACCCGACTTTCCCACGCCCGAGAACGTGATCCAGGCGGGCAAGGACGCGATGGACGCCGGCCACACCGGCTACACGACCTCCGCCGGCATCCTCGAACTGCGCGAGGCGATCGCCGACAAACTGGCCGACGACGGCCTCGAGCACGACCCCGAGGAGATCATCGTCACGCCCGGCGCGAAACAGGCGCTGTACGAAGTCGTCAGCGCACTGATCCAGGACGGCGACGAGGTCGTCCTGCTCGATCCCGCGTGGGTCTCCTACGAGGCGATGGTCAAGATGGCCGGCGGCGATCTTACCCGCGTCGACCTCTCCGACTCCGACTTCCGGCTCGAGCCCGCGCTCGACGACCTCGCGGCCGCGGTCTCCGACCAGACCGACCTGCTGATCGTCAACTCGCCGTCGAACCCGACGGGCGCCGTCTACTCCGACGCGGCGCTCGAGGGCGTCCGCGACCTCGCCGTCGAGCACGACGTGACGGTGATCTCCGACGAGATTTACAAGGAGATCACCTACGGCCTCGAGCCGACGAGCCTGGGCACGCTCGAGGGGATGGAAGACCGCACGATCACGGTCAACGGGTTCTCGAAGGCCTACTCGATGACCGGCTGGCGGCTGGGCTACTTCGCCGGCCCCGAGGAGCTGATCGATCAGACCGGCAAGCTCCACAGCCACTCCGTTTCTTCGGCTGTGAACTTCGTCCAGCACGCCGGCATCGAGGCGCTCGAGAACACCGATACGGCCGTCGATCAGATGGTCCAGGCGTTCCGCGAGCGGCGGGATCTGGTCGTCGACCTCCTCTCCGAGCACGACGTCGACGTCGCCGTTCCGGACGGCGCGTTCTACATGATGCTTCCCGTCGACGAGGACGATCAGGAGTGGTGTGAGGGTGCGCTCGAGGACGCCCACGTCGCGACGGTTCCGGGCAGCGCCTTCGGAACGCCGGGCTACGCGCGGATCTCTTACGCGGCCAGCGAAGAGCGACTCCGCGAGGGGATCGAGCGGCTGGTCGAGGAAGGCTACCTGTAG
- the ribH gene encoding 6,7-dimethyl-8-ribityllumazine synthase, protein MTTLGLVVAEFNRPITEQMEEVALEAADDTGAEVYETVHVPGAYDAPLAADRLARLEAVDAVVVIGTVITGDTNHDQVISDATAQRLADVSLERDTPVTLGVTGPGMSAAEARERVENAAKAVDGALDLVEELPDPGADQQ, encoded by the coding sequence ATGACCACGCTCGGACTGGTGGTCGCGGAGTTCAATCGGCCGATCACCGAGCAGATGGAGGAGGTTGCCCTCGAGGCCGCCGACGATACCGGCGCCGAGGTGTACGAGACGGTCCACGTCCCGGGCGCGTACGACGCGCCGCTCGCGGCCGATCGGCTCGCCCGCCTCGAGGCGGTCGACGCCGTCGTCGTGATCGGAACCGTCATCACCGGCGACACGAACCACGATCAGGTGATCTCCGACGCGACCGCACAGCGACTCGCAGACGTCAGTCTCGAGCGTGATACTCCCGTAACCCTCGGCGTGACGGGCCCCGGAATGTCCGCCGCCGAAGCGCGCGAACGCGTCGAGAACGCGGCGAAAGCCGTCGACGGCGCGCTCGATCTCGTCGAAGAACTCCCCGATCCAGGCGCTGATCAACAATGA
- a CDS encoding 5-(carboxyamino)imidazole ribonucleotide synthase, with translation MEQYLSEGADKRQAMTTLQTPGPTLGVVGGGQLGRMLAEAAAPLGVEVVVLDPTPDCPAAPVARDQIVADFDDEAGIRELAARADALTFEIELADQNVLERVSEDSGTPVHPEPSTLQTIHDKLVQKRALEDAGVPVPPFRAVEDADDVRAAIDDYGAPVMLKARTGGYDGRGNVPVESKADAEEALESVAGPAMVESFVDFEREVSVIAVKGDDEIATFPIGENVHEDEILRETIVPAGSDPAVEERAREVAGDVLEVMDGRGVYGIELFETSETPRASEDSSERSPREGDGEILLNEIAPRPHNSGHWTIEGAQSSQFEQHVRAVLGWPLATTDLRSPTVSVNLLGDVDESRDAELRGVDRILETPAAHLHWYGKRQVRPLRKMGHVTLSARDGETTDELLETARELERSVTFTSE, from the coding sequence ATTGAGCAATACTTAAGCGAGGGCGCGGACAAGCGCCAGGCGATGACCACGCTACAGACGCCCGGACCGACCCTCGGCGTCGTCGGCGGGGGACAGCTGGGGCGGATGCTCGCCGAAGCGGCCGCGCCGCTCGGCGTCGAGGTCGTCGTGCTCGACCCGACGCCGGACTGTCCGGCCGCGCCCGTCGCTCGAGACCAGATCGTCGCCGACTTCGACGATGAGGCGGGGATCCGCGAACTCGCCGCGCGGGCCGACGCCCTCACGTTCGAGATCGAACTGGCGGATCAGAACGTCTTAGAGCGCGTCAGCGAGGACTCGGGGACGCCGGTTCACCCCGAGCCGTCGACGCTCCAGACGATCCACGACAAACTCGTCCAGAAGCGGGCGCTCGAGGACGCCGGCGTCCCGGTACCGCCGTTTCGCGCGGTGGAGGACGCCGACGACGTCCGGGCGGCGATCGACGACTACGGCGCGCCGGTGATGCTCAAGGCACGCACCGGCGGCTACGACGGGCGCGGGAACGTCCCCGTCGAGTCGAAGGCGGACGCCGAGGAGGCCCTCGAGTCGGTCGCCGGCCCCGCGATGGTCGAATCGTTCGTCGACTTCGAGCGGGAGGTGTCGGTGATCGCCGTCAAGGGCGACGACGAAATCGCGACGTTCCCCATCGGGGAGAACGTCCACGAGGACGAGATCCTGCGGGAGACGATCGTCCCGGCGGGCTCGGACCCGGCCGTCGAGGAGCGCGCTCGCGAGGTTGCAGGCGACGTGCTCGAGGTGATGGACGGCCGGGGCGTCTACGGCATCGAGCTCTTCGAAACGAGCGAGACGCCACGCGCCTCGGAAGACTCGAGCGAGCGGAGCCCGCGAGAGGGCGACGGCGAGATCCTGCTCAACGAGATCGCACCGCGCCCGCACAACTCCGGCCACTGGACGATCGAGGGTGCGCAGAGTTCGCAGTTCGAACAGCACGTTCGAGCGGTGCTGGGGTGGCCGCTCGCCACGACCGACCTCCGCTCGCCGACGGTGTCGGTGAACCTGCTCGGCGACGTCGACGAGTCCCGGGACGCCGAACTTCGGGGCGTCGACCGTATCCTCGAGACGCCCGCCGCACACCTCCACTGGTACGGGAAGCGGCAGGTGCGTCCCCTGCGGAAGATGGGGCACGTGACGCTGTCGGCGCGGGACGGCGAGACGACCGACGAGCTACTCGAGACCGCGCGCGAACTCGAGCGGTCCGTCACGTTCACGTCGGAGTGA
- a CDS encoding AIR carboxylase family protein: protein MSDSVSDLIDRLHREAEQDRPDAETPDVGIVMGSDSDLETMSTGGRRRGAYDAFVDELGFEEQTDYGDPPESRFTFETYVTSAHRTPELMTAYAEMAEDRGLEVIIAGAGGKSADLPNMTASIAYPLPVIGVPVQEKSVDSVIGMPTGAPLVAVDAGKSFNAALSAAQILARRHETVRERLVEYHEGLREEVGHVSRALHDRGTAEFSNE from the coding sequence ATGAGCGACAGCGTATCCGACCTGATCGATCGACTGCACCGCGAGGCCGAGCAGGACCGACCCGACGCCGAGACTCCCGACGTGGGGATCGTGATGGGCAGCGACTCGGATCTCGAGACCATGTCCACCGGCGGTCGCCGCCGCGGCGCGTACGACGCGTTCGTCGACGAACTCGGCTTCGAGGAGCAGACCGACTACGGGGACCCGCCCGAGTCCCGGTTCACGTTCGAGACCTACGTCACTTCGGCCCACCGCACGCCGGAGCTGATGACGGCGTACGCCGAAATGGCGGAGGATCGGGGCCTCGAGGTGATCATCGCCGGCGCGGGCGGGAAGTCCGCCGACCTGCCGAACATGACGGCCTCGATCGCCTATCCGCTGCCGGTGATCGGCGTTCCCGTCCAGGAGAAATCCGTCGACAGCGTCATTGGGATGCCGACCGGCGCGCCGCTGGTCGCCGTCGACGCGGGCAAATCGTTCAACGCGGCGCTCTCCGCGGCCCAGATCCTCGCCCGCCGGCACGAGACCGTCCGAGAGCGACTCGTCGAGTACCACGAGGGACTGCGGGAAGAGGTCGGGCACGTCTCTCGGGCGCTCCACGACCGGGGAACGGCGGAGTTCTCGAACGAGTGA
- a CDS encoding NADH-quinone oxidoreductase subunit A: MNDWIAIGALALVGLLIPFGMMAVSYLLRPSVPEMSKRATYESGEVPTGGTRIRFNIQYYMVALLFLVFDIETVLLFPWAVVYQDALAAEEYGLLHAIGPMLLFVAILLVGLAWAWRNGAVEWAQTPRQVDSGADRP; this comes from the coding sequence ATGAATGATTGGATCGCTATCGGAGCGCTTGCGCTCGTGGGACTGTTGATACCGTTCGGGATGATGGCGGTATCGTACCTCCTGCGTCCGAGCGTACCCGAAATGAGTAAACGCGCCACCTACGAGAGTGGCGAGGTGCCGACCGGCGGAACGCGCATCCGGTTCAATATCCAGTACTACATGGTTGCGCTTCTGTTCCTCGTCTTCGACATCGAGACCGTCCTGCTGTTTCCGTGGGCGGTCGTCTACCAGGATGCGCTCGCCGCGGAGGAGTACGGCCTGCTCCACGCGATCGGGCCGATGCTACTGTTCGTCGCCATCCTGCTGGTCGGACTCGCGTGGGCGTGGCGCAACGGTGCAGTAGAGTGGGCACAGACGCCGCGGCAGGTCGACTCCGGAGCTGATCGACCATGA
- a CDS encoding NADH-quinone oxidoreductase subunit B: MSSDKPRQDIYESTAPSTATRESRMGAGPDDRFNSKLREAFGSSPFILTKFDKFMNWVRGNSMFMLQFGIACCSIEMIHTYAIKHDLDRFGAGVPRASPRQADVMIVPGTIVSKFGPRMKRVYDQMPEPKFVVGMGSCTISGGPFQEGYNVVKGAEEIIPIDIHVPGCPPRPEALIYGVAKLQERIRNGETSPVVVKPYELEQFGDLPKDELVQKLADEIDEDDLVMRYNWADSP; the protein is encoded by the coding sequence ATGAGTAGTGACAAACCACGGCAAGACATCTACGAGAGTACCGCTCCGTCGACCGCCACCCGCGAGTCGCGGATGGGTGCCGGCCCCGACGATCGTTTCAACTCGAAGCTTCGCGAGGCGTTCGGCTCGTCGCCGTTCATCCTCACGAAGTTCGACAAGTTCATGAACTGGGTGCGGGGGAACTCGATGTTCATGCTGCAGTTCGGGATCGCCTGCTGCAGCATCGAGATGATCCACACCTACGCGATCAAACACGACCTGGACCGCTTCGGCGCGGGCGTCCCCCGCGCGTCGCCGCGGCAGGCCGACGTGATGATCGTTCCCGGAACGATCGTCTCGAAGTTCGGGCCCCGCATGAAGCGCGTCTACGACCAGATGCCCGAACCCAAGTTCGTCGTCGGGATGGGATCCTGTACGATCTCCGGCGGCCCGTTCCAGGAGGGCTACAACGTCGTCAAGGGCGCCGAGGAGATCATCCCGATCGACATCCACGTCCCCGGCTGTCCGCCGCGACCGGAGGCGCTCATCTACGGCGTCGCCAAACTGCAAGAGCGGATCCGTAACGGCGAGACCTCGCCCGTCGTGGTCAAGCCCTACGAACTCGAGCAGTTCGGCGACCTCCCGAAGGACGAACTCGTACAGAAACTCGCGGACGAGATCGACGAGGACGACCTCGTCATGCGTTACAACTGGGCTGATTCACCATGA
- a CDS encoding NADH-quinone oxidoreductase subunit D, with translation MSMELERQVPHVEVTEDELEALIGDRALARDDHLNAPGFVIRPDDVQDVLFDLRDEAGFDHLSCLTAQQYEDRYESIYHLKKYNDPTQEVSIVVPTPTDDPVSQTAEPVFRTADWHEREAFDLVGIDYEGHPDPRRILLPETWQGHPLSLDYDQEKPQLVTLSEHANPVQPDHHDQESDTMFLNVGPHHPATHGVLHVETVLDGETVVDVDPDIGYLHRCEEQMCQQGTYRHQIMPYPDRWDYVSAGLLNEWAYARAAEDLADIEVPEYAQIVRTMGAELCRIASHMLALGTFCLDVYGDFTAVFQYAFRDREVVQDILEDLTGQRLMFNYFRLGGVAWDLPEPREEFIEKTRDFLDELPAKIDEYNDLVTSNEIFQVRCLDTGVLEPEEAKSYGCTGPVARGSGVDYDLRRDDPYGYYPNLEWDVVTENGCDNYSRVLVRMREVEESAKIIEQCLDLLEEWPEDERNIQANVPRTLKPDADTETYRAVEAAKGELGIYIRSDGTDEPGRFKIRSPCYHNLSALEVMTEGEYIPDLIASLGSLDIVLGEVDR, from the coding sequence ATGAGCATGGAGCTCGAACGGCAGGTTCCACACGTCGAGGTCACGGAGGACGAACTCGAGGCGCTGATCGGCGATCGGGCGCTCGCGCGCGACGATCACCTCAACGCCCCGGGCTTCGTCATCCGGCCGGACGACGTACAGGACGTCCTCTTCGACCTGCGAGACGAGGCGGGGTTCGACCACCTCTCCTGTCTCACCGCACAGCAGTACGAGGACCGCTACGAGTCGATCTATCACCTGAAGAAGTACAACGACCCGACGCAGGAGGTCTCGATCGTCGTCCCGACGCCGACCGACGATCCCGTCAGCCAGACGGCCGAGCCGGTGTTCCGGACGGCCGACTGGCACGAGCGCGAAGCGTTCGACCTCGTCGGGATCGACTACGAGGGTCACCCCGATCCGCGACGGATCCTGCTGCCCGAAACGTGGCAGGGCCACCCGCTCTCGCTCGACTACGACCAGGAGAAACCGCAGCTCGTCACGCTTTCGGAGCACGCCAACCCGGTTCAGCCCGACCACCACGACCAGGAGTCGGACACGATGTTCCTGAACGTCGGGCCCCACCACCCGGCGACCCACGGCGTGCTCCACGTCGAGACCGTGCTGGACGGCGAGACAGTGGTCGACGTCGACCCCGACATCGGCTACCTCCACCGCTGCGAGGAGCAGATGTGCCAGCAGGGCACCTACCGACACCAGATCATGCCCTACCCGGACCGCTGGGACTACGTCTCGGCCGGCCTGCTGAACGAGTGGGCCTACGCCCGCGCGGCCGAGGACCTCGCGGACATCGAGGTTCCCGAGTACGCCCAGATCGTCCGGACGATGGGCGCCGAACTGTGTCGGATCGCCTCCCACATGCTCGCGCTCGGGACGTTCTGTCTCGACGTCTACGGCGACTTCACCGCCGTCTTCCAGTACGCGTTCCGCGACCGCGAGGTCGTCCAGGACATCTTAGAGGACCTCACGGGCCAGCGGCTGATGTTCAACTACTTCCGGCTGGGCGGGGTCGCCTGGGACCTGCCGGAACCCCGCGAGGAGTTCATCGAGAAGACGCGGGACTTCCTCGACGAACTGCCCGCCAAGATCGACGAGTACAACGATCTCGTCACCAGCAACGAGATCTTCCAGGTGCGCTGTCTCGACACCGGCGTTCTGGAACCCGAGGAAGCCAAATCCTACGGCTGTACGGGGCCGGTCGCCCGCGGTTCGGGGGTCGACTACGATCTCCGCCGCGACGATCCGTACGGCTACTATCCGAACCTCGAGTGGGACGTCGTCACCGAGAACGGCTGCGACAACTACTCGCGCGTCCTCGTTCGCATGCGAGAGGTCGAGGAGTCCGCGAAGATCATCGAGCAGTGTCTCGACCTGCTCGAGGAGTGGCCCGAGGACGAGCGGAACATCCAGGCCAACGTCCCGCGGACGCTCAAGCCGGACGCCGACACCGAGACCTACCGCGCCGTCGAAGCCGCGAAGGGCGAACTCGGGATCTACATCCGGTCGGACGGCACCGACGAACCCGGCCGGTTCAAGATCCGCAGCCCGTGTTACCACAATCTCTCGGCGCTCGAGGTGATGACCGAAGGCGAGTACATCCCTGACCTCATCGCCTCGCTGGGCAGCTTGGACATCGTGCTCGGGGAGGTGGATCGATGA
- a CDS encoding complex I subunit 1/NuoH family protein, whose amino-acid sequence MIEAPLQTSDAVLLPERIGDLTGLDQFGFAGELFATFLAAFVVGNLMLAMTGVAGPWAKRKITAAFTDRIAVNRLGPAGLLIIVADSVRLLSKEMIVPENADRPAYDLAPIVVASSALLGFAVIPMGSGIHLADPEVGLAFVFAVAGIASIGLVMAGYASANKYSMLGGLRAVAQNVAYEIPLVITGMSVVIFAGSLRMSEIVAVQNQPLIDLGLFAIPAWFAIVNPFAFVLFLLANFAEVGRNPFDTPEAPTEIIAGYQTEYSSVYFVLIYLGEFLHIFLGGAIIATIFLGGPAGPGPESIGIVWFLVKIWGVFLLTQWLRSAVPRVRIDQLIEIGWKGLLVLAFANFILTAVIVGVIA is encoded by the coding sequence ATGATCGAGGCGCCGCTACAGACCAGCGACGCCGTCTTGCTCCCCGAGCGGATCGGCGACCTGACCGGCCTGGATCAGTTCGGGTTCGCCGGCGAACTGTTCGCGACGTTTCTCGCCGCGTTCGTCGTCGGGAACCTGATGCTGGCGATGACCGGCGTCGCCGGCCCGTGGGCGAAACGGAAGATCACCGCCGCGTTCACGGACCGGATCGCGGTCAACCGGCTCGGGCCGGCCGGATTGCTGATCATCGTCGCCGACTCGGTTCGACTGCTGTCCAAGGAGATGATCGTTCCCGAGAACGCCGACCGACCGGCCTACGACCTCGCGCCGATCGTCGTGGCGTCGTCCGCGCTGCTCGGCTTCGCCGTCATCCCGATGGGCAGCGGGATCCACCTCGCCGATCCCGAAGTCGGGCTGGCGTTCGTCTTCGCCGTCGCCGGGATCGCGAGCATCGGCCTGGTGATGGCCGGCTACGCCTCGGCGAACAAGTACTCGATGCTCGGCGGCCTGCGGGCGGTCGCACAGAACGTCGCCTACGAGATCCCGCTCGTCATCACGGGGATGTCGGTCGTCATCTTCGCCGGCTCCCTGCGGATGAGCGAGATCGTCGCCGTGCAGAACCAGCCGCTTATCGACCTCGGACTGTTCGCGATTCCGGCCTGGTTCGCGATCGTCAACCCGTTCGCGTTCGTGCTGTTCCTGCTGGCGAACTTCGCGGAGGTCGGGCGGAACCCGTTCGACACGCCCGAGGCGCCGACCGAGATCATCGCGGGATACCAGACCGAGTACTCGAGCGTCTACTTCGTGCTGATCTACCTCGGCGAGTTCCTGCACATCTTCCTCGGCGGGGCGATCATCGCGACGATCTTCCTCGGCGGTCCGGCCGGACCGGGCCCCGAGTCGATCGGCATCGTCTGGTTCCTCGTCAAGATCTGGGGCGTGTTCCTGCTGACCCAGTGGCTCCGCTCGGCGGTGCCGCGGGTCCGCATCGACCAGCTGATCGAGATCGGCTGGAAGGGACTGCTCGTCCTTGCGTTCGCGAATTTCATCCTGACCGCGGTAATCGTGGGGGTAATAGCATGA
- a CDS encoding NuoI/complex I 23 kDa subunit family protein, producing the protein MIGLLKSMATTMKHALDGSTFTVEYPETAPDVSPRFRGVHKFSQERCIWCRQCENVCPNDTIQIVMDDKRNGEQYNLHIGQCVYCRLCEEVCPVDAILLTQNFEFTGDTKHDLVYNKEQLKAVPWYKDIDPLESREPDRGAWIGEGEGEVDYQ; encoded by the coding sequence ATGATCGGCCTACTCAAATCGATGGCAACGACGATGAAGCACGCGCTGGACGGCTCGACGTTCACCGTCGAGTATCCGGAGACCGCACCCGACGTCTCGCCGCGGTTCCGGGGCGTCCACAAGTTCAGCCAGGAGCGGTGTATCTGGTGTCGCCAGTGCGAGAACGTCTGTCCGAACGACACGATCCAGATCGTGATGGACGACAAGCGCAACGGCGAACAGTACAACCTCCACATCGGACAGTGCGTTTACTGCCGACTCTGCGAGGAGGTCTGTCCCGTCGACGCCATCCTGCTCACCCAGAACTTCGAGTTCACGGGCGACACCAAACACGATCTGGTGTACAACAAAGAGCAGCTGAAGGCGGTACCGTGGTACAAGGACATCGACCCGCTCGAGTCGCGCGAACCCGACCGAGGCGCGTGGATCGGCGAGGGAGAGGGGGAGGTCGATTACCAGTAA